Sequence from the Natronomonas marina genome:
GGCGCAGAGGCGCTGTACGTCGCGCCGCTGGAGGTGCGGGCCTTCGGCGACGCCGAACTGGTCTCGACGGACGTGTTCCCGGAGACGCACCCGCCGACCGACGAGCGGATCGAGCGGCTCCGGGAGATGGCGGGAGAGCTGTCGTGAGACGACGCCGACTCCTGGCGGCGTTCGGGACGGCCGCCGCCGGGTCGCTGGCCGGCTGTGGCTACGCCTACGGCGGCGGCGACGTGCGCCGGACCGAACGGGTCGCACCGGGGACGCTCGGCATCCCGCAGTTCGCCGTCGGCGACGGGCGCGTCGTCGGCGCCGCGAACGGCCGTCACTGGGTCTTCGAGGGGGACGAGCCCGAGTGGGTCGACGGCGTGGAGCTGTCGGTCGCGGACCTGGACGGGTCGAACCGGTGGAGTCACGTCCACCGGACGGCGGCGCGGTCGGTCGCCGTCGGCGGGGCGGTCTACCTGCTCGACGAGGCCGGACGCGTCGTCGCGGTCGGCGGGCGCGAAGTCGAGGCCGGGGACGGCCGGTCGACGGAACTCGAGGGCGAGGAGCTGTGGCGCACGAGCGTCACCGACGCCGGGGCGCCGTTCGTTGCCGACGAGCGGGGTGTCTACGTCGCCACCGGCGACGGCGTCGCGGCCGTCCGGGACGGGGCGGTCGCCTGGCGCCGGTCGCTTTCGACGCCGGTCGGAGCGCTGTGGAGCTTCG
This genomic interval carries:
- a CDS encoding PQQ-binding-like beta-propeller repeat protein, coding for MRRRRLLAAFGTAAAGSLAGCGYAYGGGDVRRTERVAPGTLGIPQFAVGDGRVVGAANGRHWVFEGDEPEWVDGVELSVADLDGSNRWSHVHRTAARSVAVGGAVYLLDEAGRVVAVGGREVEAGDGRSTELEGEELWRTSVTDAGAPFVADERGVYVATGDGVAAVRDGAVAWRRSLSTPVGALWSFDGGVLVRGGGGLLALAGDGRKRWRRAISSGVPVSVAAGRALLARRDLFGIAPDGTVDWRLEWNRQTEALATNDGRAAVVGPADVRTVDAADGTRLWSSSVSVETETPVVGPTALYDASGCRAVAVDGSGRRWRRELDGDCRAVTGWIDGETVAFLFEGGEVVWFQRADQERGLL